GAATTCATAGTAAGCTATTGAAAGCAGAGGTAAAGTTCCACCCTCCTGGGCTAATCCTATGGCATTCTTCGCATCTTCCTTCATCATCGAAAGTTTATCTTTTAAAACTGACACGTTCTCTATTCCTATTGTATCCAAGATTACCTCCCCTCTAATTCTGGCTTCCATTGCAGAAAATAGAGCTGCAGAATACTTACCATCCTCATAGTATTCCTCTCCCTTATTTAACAGATCAACTAAATCTTTCAAATTCTGCTCGCCGAACATCGATGTTATATACATAACTATGAGCTTGGCATTATCTAATTGATCTCTAGCAGCTTTCTTTATGGCATCCCTAGAAATTACAGTCTTTCCAGCAAACTTCTCTCCAAGTTTTGCCCAAAGTTCAGCTGTTTTTGCCCTCTCGTAGGCATATGCCGCATTCCCAACTGCATTCCAATAATCTTGATTATAATACGAAGCCTCGGCCTCTTTGAGATATTCCTTTGCTTCCTCGATTCTAGTTTCACTAGCGGCTACAGTTTGTAACATCGTCACACCTTTTATCGTTAAATTGGAGACGTAATTTTCCACAGACTTGATTTCATCCTTGACTTCCGAGAATATGTCATCAATATCCTTTCCTTCGTACACGTCAATGTACCAGTCAACGTGCCTTATTATTATTCTAGCCTGAAAGTCCAGACTCATAGCGGTGTAATATTTCTCTTGATTCAATGAATCCTCGGCCATCTTGAGGGTTCTCGAGGCATCATCGAGAGCTGCTTTTAGGTAACTATACGTTGAATAGCCTACGTCACTTTCCGCAAGCTTTCTTTTTATCTCGTTGTAATAATCCTCGGTCTCCTTGTAATCCTTCTTAGCTTCTGATTCCAGGAAGGAGGTGTTTATTATTACGTTAGTCCTTGGCTTTGGTCTTTCAAGCTTATGTCCCGTGAAATAGTAAACGGCATCGTAAATATCCTTTACCTCGATGACCTTTAACCCCCACCTCTCCTGGGCATACTTCACTACATCGACCTTTCTTTGCGTTGTCGTTATTTGAGTTATTGGACCTATTTGCCTTGATTTAGATTCCGTGACAACTTGAATTCTTTGCCCCTCAGGGATTAGAAATATCTTTGCACCCGCCTGATGAGCAGCAGAAGCTTTTTCCAGTATCCCTCCCACTGGTCCAATACTACCATCGGGATTGATCATTCCCGTCATCATCACATCTTTCCTTATATCCCAGCCCATTATCGCAGCTATTATCCCGACGGTCATGGTTCCGCCGGCTGACGGCCCACCGATTATTGGGGAATCTGCTTTTACCTGGATGAACACGTCATATTTACTCATGTCAACACCAAGAACCCTACCTGCAACTTCTGCAGCAAGCCTAGCGGAGGCTTGCATGTCTACCTGAGTTAAAGGCCATGTTTCAACGTAAACGTGACCACTTCCTGGAGCTACCGTTATTATGAAATCCGTTGGAACACCAACTAGTTCTCCGGTAGATGTTACTGAAACCGCTGGAGCTTTAAGGGTGACGGTTCTCCCTTCATAAGGGCATTGAGCATATGCAGGAATTGCTAAGAGCATGAGAATTAAAAATAAAGGCATTAAAACTTTCTTCCTCATTCTAACCACCGACAAGAGAGAGATGAACTCTAAACTTATATATTTTAGCCCATTTAAGAGGTTTTGGTGATATGCAATGCTTAACCATGTTAAGCGGATCTATGCCAAAAAGAGTAGAAAACTTGTTGGTAAAAAGATAGTCCTTGCAATTCCAGGAAGTATAGCAGCTGTAGAATGCGTAAAGTTGGCAAGAGAACTGATACGGCATGGAGCTGAGGTTCACGCTGTCATGACGCCTAGTGCGACTAAGATAATTCATCCTTATGCAATGGAGTTTGCAACTGGTAATCCCGTTATAACGGAAATTACTGGGTTTATAGAACACGTCGAACTTGCGGGGGAGCATGAAAACAAGGCCGATCTTATACTAGTTTGCCCGGCAACCGCAAACACGATATCAAAGATAGCTTGCGGAATAGATGATACCCCAGTAACAACGGTTGTTACTACGGCTTTTCCACACATTCCAATAATGATAGCTCCTGCAATGCACGAGAGTATGTACAAGCATCCCATAGTAAGGGAGAACATAGAGAAATTGAAGAAGCTGGGAGTTGAGTTTATAGGGCCTAGAATTGAAGAAGGAAAAGCCAAGGTTGCAAGCATAGATGAGATAGTTTACAGGGTTATAAGGAAACTTCATCCTAAAACTCTAAAGGGAAAAAGAGTTCTCGTAACGGCCGGAGCTACTAGGGAATACATAGATCCAATAAGGTTCATAACGAATGCAAGCAGTGGAAAGATGGGGGTAGCATTAGCTGAAGAAGCCGAGTTTAGAGGAGCTGAAGTTACTTTAATAAAAACTAAAGGAAGCGTGAATAGCTTTGTTGAAAATCAAATTCAAGTTGAAACCGTTGAGGAAATGCTCGCGGCAATAGAGAAGGAGTTAACCGAAAAGAAGTATGATGTAGTTATAATGGCAGCTGCAGTAAGTGACTTTAAGCCCAAAATAAAGGCAGAGGATAAGATAAAGAGTAATAAGTCGATAACTATAGAACTCGTTCCTAATCCTAAGATAATAGATAGGATTAAAGAGCTACAGCCCGATGTGTTCCTAGTAGGTTTTAAGGCTGAAACCACAATGGAAAAACTTATTCAGGAGGCCAAGAAGCAAATAGAGAGAGCTAAAAGTGATATAGTCATTGGAAATACGTTGGAAGCCTTTGGAAGTGACGAGAGTAAGGTTATCATCATTGGAAGAAACTTTGAGAAAGAACTTCCAAAAATGAATAAGAGGGAGTTAGCTGAGAGAATATGGGATGAAATAGAAAAAAGACTTTAACCCTCTTTTTTCTCCTGCTGAGGCTTTGAGGGCGGTTTTGGAGGTTTTAGTCCATACCCAACTATCTTGAATTTAAACGTTTCACCATTTCTAAGGTAGTATGTAACTTCCTTAGTTTCCTTATTGAATTCTATTCTCTCTATTGGAAACCTCCAGTCCCCATACTCATCCTGTAACTCTTTAAACTTGTCTGGCGGTAAGGGAACCCAATCAAAAAGCTGTAATTCCTCTTCTTTACCAGTGGTTGTTAAGATGTAGCTCTCTATAAACCCAAGGGCCCCTGTGGGACAGACGTCAACACAGAATTGACAGAAGGTACATCTTCCATAGTCGATCTTTGGATGAGGCCTCTTCTCCAACTTACCGTTAACCTCTATCCAAGTCATCTCTATAGCCCTAGCGGGGCATATCTGACCGCAGAAGTTACATCCTATACACTTTTTCCAATCTAAAGTGTGGAAGCCCCTGTACTTAGGGGCAGGCTCTATTTTTTCATCTGGTATCTTTATCGTTACTGGCTTCTTAAATAGATATTTTAAACCAAGCCATGGCTTTACGAACGAAGGTTGCTTCTTAACCTTATCCTCCCCAACTACCTTTGCCGGCATGAGCATCACCTATCAATATCCGGTGGACAATTATCAAGGCTCATCAATATTATAGGAACATCGGCTATTCTCGCTCCAACCAACAATTTCTCAAGAACCCTAATTCCATGTGCAATGCTTGGCCCTCTCACGTGAACCCTGTATGGTTTGTTCCCCCCATCGCTAACCACATAAGCTCCAAAGTCACCCTTAGTCGATTCAACGTGAGCGAAGGCATCACCTGCTGGGACTTTGAACCTTGGAAGGTTCTTAAGCCTCGGATCCTCGACTTTATATGGGCCGCTCGGTGGGCCCATCTCTAAGAGTTGCTCGATAATGTATAGATCTTGCTCCAGTTCATACCTCCTAACTAAAGCTCTAGCTAACGCATCTCCTTCCTTTAAGGTTGGAACTTCGAATTCAACCTCTGAATAAAATAGGTAGGGATCATCCTTTCTGACATCGTATGCAACTCCAGTAGCCCTTAGGTTTGGACCCGTAACACCTTCGGCTAGAGCGAATTTCTTATCCATGACACCGATCCCTTCCATTCTCCTGTATGTTATATAATTCTCAAAGAGGATGTTGTCAAAGTCAGGTAGCTTTGATCTTATGTACTCCACCGTATCCCTAACCTGTCTGAGCCACTTATCTCCAGGAATATCTCTCCTAACTCCTCCTGGTATAGTGAAAATATGATAAACCCTGGCCCCTGTCAATTCCTCGAATATCCTCATTATCCTCTCTCTATAGGCGGCCGCCCATTGACCTGCTGTGTAAACACCAAGCTTGAAGCTTAATCCCATTATCCAGAAGAGATATGCTGAAACCCTAGCCAGCTCTAGAACAAGAGTCCTTATCCATTGGGCCCTCTCGGGAACTTCCCACCCAATTATTTCATCGACGGCCATTGAGTATATAGCCTCGGGAACATCTGATTCGGGAACGCATATTCTCAAGAGCAATGCAATGTTCGTGTACCAAGGTCTAAACTCTGCTAGCTTTTCAAAACCTCTGTGAAGGAATCCTGGATTAGCTATTGCTTTTACAACTCTATTACCATCCATCTTTAGGATTATACTGAAGTTTTCAGTAGCCATGTGCTGGGGGCCAAAGAACAGCTCATAGGTATCTCTATTTATGGGATAAAGCTCCATTCCATTTTGTCTCGCTTCCCTAATTAACTCTTCCTGGGTTACCATGATTATCACCTCAGATCACGTATCTGCTCTTATTTTCATCAAATCTATCGAGGATCTTATACTTCTTTTTCACGTACTCAAGCATTTTGAAATCCTTTCTATGAGGATATAATCCTCTCTCAGGGTCATCAAGGATCCAAGGCATCTCCATCCTCTCATTACCTTCAAAGTAAACGCCAAAGAAGTCATGAACATCCCTTTCATAAGTTTCAGCTGCCGGATAGATATCGCTTACAGTAGAAATCTTAGCTTTATCTAATTCTCTTGGAATTCTAGTTTTTACCATTGCATGGGTACCGAGCTCTGGATTAATTAAGTGGTAAACAAGCTCTATCTCACCATCCTTGGGCCAGTCAACCGCTGATATTTGTAGCATCAATGGAAAATTGCTCTCCTTCATTAGCATTAGAAAATCCCTTAACCTCTCAGCTGGTACTTTAAACTCTAATCTCCTCTCCCTTCTAACTTTTCCTTCAGCATATGGAGCTTTTTCTAAGATCTTTTTTACGAGTTCTTCACCAACTTGCCAACTCATTTTTTAACCTCCCTGGTCTTATCTACAAGCCAGGGTATCCACTTTCTGGCTTCCTTCTCCCTCCAACCTTCCCCTAAGAGTTCATCCTGATTCTTTTTGTACCATTCGTAATTTTCCTTGTACCTCCTCCACCCATCAGCTTCACCGCTCTCTATCATATCCATAAGCTTGTAAATTCCATCCATTACAGCTTCAGGCCTTGGCATGCATCCAGCTATGAAAACATCCACTGGTATATACTTGTCAAGATGTTTTACGGTGTTGTAAGAGTCCCAGTATACCCCCCCGTTAATGGGACATGAACCATGAGCTAAAACGTATTTAGGATCCGGGGAAAGTTCATAGGTTATTATTATCCTCTTCAATGTCTTTGGGGTTACATAGCCAGTTATCAGGAAGAGATCGTACTGCCTAGGACTTGGATCAGATAGCATACCGAATCTTTCTATATCGTATCTAGCCGTCATTAAGGGAGGCATCTCTATTCCACCGCATCCGGTACAGAATGCCACAATCCACAGGCTCTTCTTTCTCGCCCAGTTAAATAATGGTTCAAACAATCTCCAGTCAACCATCCCCACCACCTCACAAGCTTGCTAAGATCGCACCTAGTGCAGCTATTATCGTTGGCCACTTCCAGTAAAATTCGGCCGCTTGATCAATTGTGAATCTCGGGAATATCGTGCTTATGAATATCGCTATGAACAGTACCACTAACTGCTTTATTAGTAGAATGGTTATGGTAGCTAACGTATTGAGGATTGAACTTGAGAAAGCCGTTACCGCGGCCCCTCCCAGGAAGATGTTCGAGAAGAATAATGTCTCTGCGAATAGTCCTATAGCGTGCTGAACCTGTAGGATACCAAGGTGCTTACCTCCAAATTCTACCATCGGTCCCAAAGATATTTCTCCCGGGGCTATCATAATGTCAAATGGCTCCTTCCCAAACATGGCCTGGAGGACTATATCATAAGCTATAGCGGCCAAGAGCAGTGGAAGATGGAAGATGCTCCACCCATGGAGTTGCTGGGCCATTACTATTTCATAGGTGCTGAAAGTCCCATAGTATTCGCCCAGTGTAACTATTGCAAATCCTAATGGGACTTGAACGGCTAGCAATGTCAATAGAGCTCTCTGGGCACCTATTCCAGCATATGGATTCCCAGAGCTCATCGCTGCGAACATTATTCCCAACATTGGGATTTCCAATAGGAATGTTATCAATATGAGGTCTCCATAAGCCCTCAACACGCTAACGTTTCCTAAAGGAATGAACATTAAAGCTAAGATGGTAGCACCTAGGGCAAAGACTACTCCAAAGTCGTAGATCACACCATGGGTTATGTTCTCCTTCTTTGCAAAGAGCTTGATGGTATCAATTATGGGCTGATAAATTGGGGGCCCAATTCTCCTGTGTATCCTAGCTACAGTTTTTCTTATAATTCCCATGAACATGAAGCCAACAAAGGTTGCATAGATTAATATTAATAAGGCGTCAATCACAACCCTAAGCATCCTTCACACCCCCATCGCAGCTAGTATTAGTAATATTATTGCCAGGTACCAAGCATAAGCCTGAACATTTCCATTGTATATGTAGTTTCTAGCGGTTTCAGCAAAGTCTTCAATCGCCTTCCAGGTATCCTTGTACAACTTATCGAAGCTTATCCTAAGCCAAAAGGCCATTGTCTCTTTTAAGGGTAGGAAGAAGTTCCTCCTAATAGTTAGGTTATACTCCATAGTAACTGGATTTCCAGATTGGTACGTATCTGTAACTGGAACCTTTCTGGTGCTAGCTCCTAGGAAGTATAGAATTGCAGCTATTAATACGCCGATCACTAACCATATTGCAACTAACAAGGCATTGTACCTTCCAAAGCCAAGATCAAGCTCCCAGATATTTCCTCCGATTACCGGGTTACCGAAAATGGCATTTAATTCCTTAGCCACCAGCCCAGGAGCAACTCCAAAGACTACGTTCAGCGTTCCTAAGATTCCCATTCCAATTGCTAATGGAAGAGGAGCATCTTTGGTATCTTCTATATCGCTTGGCCTCTGACCAAACCATACCGCGTAAGTGAACCTTATCAAGTAAACAAAACCTATCGCGCTTCCAAAGAATAACATTCCTCCGAGAATTGGAAGTTTCTGACTAATGACAGCTTCAAATATTAACCATTTACTTGCAAACCCGACCAAAGGCGGAATCCCAGCAAGGCTCAGTATGGCTATGAATGCCATTGCGAATGTAAAGGGCATTTTCTCGGCTAAGCCTCCAAAGTCTTTGAACTCAGTTTTTCCAGTTCTATATATTATGGTAGCCACAACTAAAAAGAACAATCCCTTGAAGAGGGCATGGCTTATTGCATGGTAGATCGCTGCTTCTATTCCAAGGGAAGTTCCGATTCCTAAGCCGACTAAGATATAGCCGACCTGACTTATACTTGAGTATGCAAACAATTTCCTGATATCCTCCTGTAATGCGGCTAAAACACCGCCAATAATTATCGTTAAACCACCTAAAAACGCTATGATATAGCCGAAGAGAGGTGTTCCCTTGAACTGACCTAGGTCAATTAATAGCTTTCCGTACATCAGGACGTAGAGGAGTATGAATCCATAAACCCCTGTTTTGCTCAAGACTCCACTGAAAATTGCGGTATAACTTTGGTCAGTCTCGCTATAAGCATCCGGGGCCCAGACGTGAAGTGGGAACATCCCAGCTTTGACTCCAAAGGCCATTAAGAACAGTAGGTATATCAATGCCATGTCAAACCTACTGAAAGTAGACTTTCCACCAAGCATGGCGAGCATTGCTTCCTTTCTGAAAAACGCTGATATATCAGCAAAGGTAAACGTTCCTGTCTTTGCGTAGATTATTCCAATAGCAACAAGCATTGAATAAGCTCCTATGATGCTAAGTATCAAGTACTTTAATGATGCGGCCCTATTAAATTTAAGCACCATCATGAAGCTTGAAAACGTCATTACCTCCCAGAATATGAAGAAAGTAACGAGATCCTGGGCCATGAATATCCCTAAAGCTCCAGTTAGGCTCATAAGTGAAAATAGCCACTCGTAACTATCTTTAGCCGTTGATGCCATCCCAAAGACAGCAGACAAACCTACTACCGCTGCTATCATTGAGAATACCCAGTTTAAGTGGGACATTGAAAAGCCCAGCTCAAAGCCTCCTAAGCTTATAGTCGCCCTTATAGGATGATCAAGGCTTGGATAAAGTTTTATTAGGAATGCTAATGGGACTATTGCTCCTAATATACCTAGGCTTTCTCTAACTCCCCTAATTCTGACTAACCATGCCAATACTCCAGCCACGAGGGGTGAAAAAGTTATTAGGAGGAGCTCATTCATTGTACCACCCCCAGTAAAGGAACATTATTAATGTAAACCTTAACAGCAAAGATATCGCTTCCAGCCCTCTTCACGATCTCCCATACCGGAGTTGGATAAATTCCTATTCCTACGATTATCAGAGCTAGGAGTAGTAGGAACACAACTATCCAGCCTTCTTTTATTCTTTCTCCTTCTCCTGCAAACCACATGACGTGAAGGAGTCTAAAGTAATAAACGGCCTCTACAACACTTGCAAATAGGACTAAAACTGCTGGCCAGACAAACCCTGCTTGAATTGTCGCCACTATTATCCTGAACTTACTCCAGAATACGTTGAATAATGGAACACCTACAGTCGATATAGCTCCAACGCTTAAGGATAAGGCCGTTAGAGGCATCCTCTTCCCTAGACCTCTAAAGTCTTCTATTCTCGTTCCACCAACCATCACGCCAACGTAACCAACGCCAAGGAACATCATGGTCTTGACTATTGCATGATTCAACATATGGAAGACACCGGCATCAACTCCTGCTTGAGTTCCCAGGGAAAATGCCAGTGCTATCAGGCCAACTTGACCTATGCTTGAGTAAGCTATCATTCTTTTCACGTCTTTTTGCCTTAAAGCCGAAAGCTCAGCAAATATAACGGTTAGCGTGGCCATTATTAACAATAGCTTTAATACGGAGTCCCAACCATTTACCTTCTGCAATAGGTAAAGGATCCTCGCCATGGCATAAAGGCCGGCTTTAACGACGAAGGCCGAAAACATGACTGTTATTGGATGAGGGGCCGCCTGATAAGCGTCAGGGGCCCATGCATTGAGTGGGAACAACTCAGCTTCAACGGCCAGGCCGAAGATTATTAAGCTTAATCCCACCTGAGCAACTACTGGCATTATTTTACCTGCTGAAGCAAATTCAGCTAGTTGGGCCATGTTTAATGTTCCCGTCACTCCGTAAATTAGGGCAACCCCAATTAGGAAAAAGCTTGAACCGATTCCTCCCAGGATCATGTATTTCATGGATGCTTCAGCTGCCTCTCCCGTCTTGTTATAAGCCGTTAAAGCATACGCTGTTATTGCAGTTATCTCCATGAATACGAAGAGATTGAAGATATCTCCGGTGGCTATCATTCCAGTTGCTCCAAGCATGAGGAGGAGGAAAAGCATCGCATACTTGTCTATTGGTTCAACCTTAACCATCCTCATGCTGAATAATGAAGTCAGGAAGCTCACAATTGCTATTATTAGTATGAACAACGCAGCGAAGGGACCTATGTACAAGTTTATACCCACAGGAGGCCTCCATCCACCAGCGTATATTAGGATGGGCTTACCCGTCGTGTAAACCTCATAAAATACCCACCCAGCTATTCCGGTTTGAAGCAAGGTTATTAAAGTCAAGTATGGAAATATCAGTGATTTCTTAATCTGCTTCAATACTGGAACGAAGAATGCACTAATGAGAGGAAGAGCTATTAAAAGTGATGCCACCTGGCTCATCCTCTCAACCTCCTTATCTCTTCTATGTTTAATGTCCTATACTTTTCATACAGAATAATAGCAACGCTAAGGGCCATTGCGGTAGTTGCCACACCTATAACTATGGCCGTAAGAACCAGAGCTTGGGGAATGGGATCTACAGCTTGGGAGGGGGTTATTCCTTCACTTAAAATTGGAGCACTCCTTCCAGAGACATACCCTATACTTATCAAGAGTAAATTTACCCCAGTTTCCATTATACTTAATCCAATGAGGATTTTAAGTAGGTTCTTCTTAACTAGAACAGCGTAAAGCCCAATTAGGACCAAGCTTATTGCACCGAAATAGTAGGCAGATATCATTCTTTCACCTCCTCCTTAAGCATGTTGTCGATGATTCCGCTGAGCTCTGTACCTACCTTGATCCCAATTAATGTGTATATCACGGGAATGAATCCACCACTGAATAGTCTACCCAAGTTACTAGTTCCAAAGTGCCATGTTTGCCATATCCAGTCAAACAGGAAATATCCTCCAATTGCTAAGCCTATGAGGCCCACTAGAACGTAACTCATTCCAGCTAATCCTTCTGTAACTTCAAACCCCCTATGGGGGATCTCGTAAACTATGAACGCTAGGTACATTAGCAAGAACCCTGTAGCTATTGTGGCCCCGCCTGGGAAGCCTCCTCCTGGGGTTAAGTGACCATGAATGAAAATGTACATTCCAAACAGCATTATGAAGGGGAACAACAGTTTTGAACCCGTTGTTAAAACTAAAGAACCTTCAGTTTTTGCAGTCCTTTCCCTTCTCTTCCTCCATAATAATGCTGCTACACCCGTGGATGCTATGAAAAGAACAGTAACTTCACCTAGGGTATCGAAACCTCTGTAGTTTACAACAACGGCCGTAACCGCATTAACGGCCCCGGTCTGCTCCTTTACATGCTGAAGGTAGTATTTTCCTACAAGCATTCTATCCTCTCCAAAGGGCACGTTTGCTAACCCTTGAGCGATCCAATATCCAATTATGAGAATTAGGATTATTGAGAGCAACCTCTTTAGCATGCTCACCACCTCACCCACCAACCAGGTTTCTCTTCCTCCTCGCTTTCATACCTGTACGTCCTTTTAATGGCGAAGATGAAGACAGCACCGCTCAGGGCCGCTCCTATGGCCGCTTCCGTCATTGCAACGTCGGGGGCCTGAAGCAGGAAAAACAGTATCGATGCAAATAGGCTGACCGCGGCCATTCCCACGGTAGCAGCTAGCAAATCCCTCCATTCAACGGAAAGTATTGCGGATATAATCATTAGGAGAACAATTATATCTTCAACACATGCTATACAATTCATTCTGCTCCCTCCTTCTCCTTTAAATGCTCTTTATACTTATCAACAACGCTACCCTCC
This Pyrococcus horikoshii OT3 DNA region includes the following protein-coding sequences:
- a CDS encoding S16 family serine protease, translating into MRKKVLMPLFLILMLLAIPAYAQCPYEGRTVTLKAPAVSVTSTGELVGVPTDFIITVAPGSGHVYVETWPLTQVDMQASARLAAEVAGRVLGVDMSKYDVFIQVKADSPIIGGPSAGGTMTVGIIAAIMGWDIRKDVMMTGMINPDGSIGPVGGILEKASAAHQAGAKIFLIPEGQRIQVVTESKSRQIGPITQITTTQRKVDVVKYAQERWGLKVIEVKDIYDAVYYFTGHKLERPKPRTNVIINTSFLESEAKKDYKETEDYYNEIKRKLAESDVGYSTYSYLKAALDDASRTLKMAEDSLNQEKYYTAMSLDFQARIIIRHVDWYIDVYEGKDIDDIFSEVKDEIKSVENYVSNLTIKGVTMLQTVAASETRIEEAKEYLKEAEASYYNQDYWNAVGNAAYAYERAKTAELWAKLGEKFAGKTVISRDAIKKAARDQLDNAKLIVMYITSMFGEQNLKDLVDLLNKGEEYYEDGKYSAALFSAMEARIRGEVILDTIGIENVSVLKDKLSMMKEDAKNAIGLAQEGGTLPLLSIAYYEFAESYEAKGDLQDIITAMVFYQYAKETALVFQEWKVKVGNTSEVISSPIVTTTTTTSSTTTSTTTTTTTQLPSTSICGPGILLLLPLLALIRRR
- the coaBC gene encoding bifunctional phosphopantothenoylcysteine decarboxylase/phosphopantothenate--cysteine ligase CoaBC translates to MLNHVKRIYAKKSRKLVGKKIVLAIPGSIAAVECVKLARELIRHGAEVHAVMTPSATKIIHPYAMEFATGNPVITEITGFIEHVELAGEHENKADLILVCPATANTISKIACGIDDTPVTTVVTTAFPHIPIMIAPAMHESMYKHPIVRENIEKLKKLGVEFIGPRIEEGKAKVASIDEIVYRVIRKLHPKTLKGKRVLVTAGATREYIDPIRFITNASSGKMGVALAEEAEFRGAEVTLIKTKGSVNSFVENQIQVETVEEMLAAIEKELTEKKYDVVIMAAAVSDFKPKIKAEDKIKSNKSITIELVPNPKIIDRIKELQPDVFLVGFKAETTMEKLIQEAKKQIERAKSDIVIGNTLEAFGSDESKVIIIGRNFEKELPKMNKRELAERIWDEIEKRL
- the nuoI gene encoding NADH-quinone oxidoreductase subunit NuoI, with product MPAKVVGEDKVKKQPSFVKPWLGLKYLFKKPVTIKIPDEKIEPAPKYRGFHTLDWKKCIGCNFCGQICPARAIEMTWIEVNGKLEKRPHPKIDYGRCTFCQFCVDVCPTGALGFIESYILTTTGKEEELQLFDWVPLPPDKFKELQDEYGDWRFPIERIEFNKETKEVTYYLRNGETFKFKIVGYGLKPPKPPSKPQQEKKEG
- a CDS encoding NADH-quinone oxidoreductase subunit D, which codes for MVTQEELIREARQNGMELYPINRDTYELFFGPQHMATENFSIILKMDGNRVVKAIANPGFLHRGFEKLAEFRPWYTNIALLLRICVPESDVPEAIYSMAVDEIIGWEVPERAQWIRTLVLELARVSAYLFWIMGLSFKLGVYTAGQWAAAYRERIMRIFEELTGARVYHIFTIPGGVRRDIPGDKWLRQVRDTVEYIRSKLPDFDNILFENYITYRRMEGIGVMDKKFALAEGVTGPNLRATGVAYDVRKDDPYLFYSEVEFEVPTLKEGDALARALVRRYELEQDLYIIEQLLEMGPPSGPYKVEDPRLKNLPRFKVPAGDAFAHVESTKGDFGAYVVSDGGNKPYRVHVRGPSIAHGIRVLEKLLVGARIADVPIILMSLDNCPPDIDR
- a CDS encoding NADH-quinone oxidoreductase subunit C, giving the protein MSWQVGEELVKKILEKAPYAEGKVRRERRLEFKVPAERLRDFLMLMKESNFPLMLQISAVDWPKDGEIELVYHLINPELGTHAMVKTRIPRELDKAKISTVSDIYPAAETYERDVHDFFGVYFEGNERMEMPWILDDPERGLYPHRKDFKMLEYVKKKYKILDRFDENKSRYVI
- a CDS encoding NuoB/complex I 20 kDa subunit family protein, coding for MVDWRLFEPLFNWARKKSLWIVAFCTGCGGIEMPPLMTARYDIERFGMLSDPSPRQYDLFLITGYVTPKTLKRIIITYELSPDPKYVLAHGSCPINGGVYWDSYNTVKHLDKYIPVDVFIAGCMPRPEAVMDGIYKLMDMIESGEADGWRRYKENYEWYKKNQDELLGEGWREKEARKWIPWLVDKTREVKK
- a CDS encoding respiratory chain complex I subunit 1 family protein, producing the protein MLRVVIDALLILIYATFVGFMFMGIIRKTVARIHRRIGPPIYQPIIDTIKLFAKKENITHGVIYDFGVVFALGATILALMFIPLGNVSVLRAYGDLILITFLLEIPMLGIMFAAMSSGNPYAGIGAQRALLTLLAVQVPLGFAIVTLGEYYGTFSTYEIVMAQQLHGWSIFHLPLLLAAIAYDIVLQAMFGKEPFDIMIAPGEISLGPMVEFGGKHLGILQVQHAIGLFAETLFFSNIFLGGAAVTAFSSSILNTLATITILLIKQLVVLFIAIFISTIFPRFTIDQAAEFYWKWPTIIAALGAILASL
- a CDS encoding proton-conducting transporter membrane subunit, whose product is MNELLLITFSPLVAGVLAWLVRIRGVRESLGILGAIVPLAFLIKLYPSLDHPIRATISLGGFELGFSMSHLNWVFSMIAAVVGLSAVFGMASTAKDSYEWLFSLMSLTGALGIFMAQDLVTFFIFWEVMTFSSFMMVLKFNRAASLKYLILSIIGAYSMLVAIGIIYAKTGTFTFADISAFFRKEAMLAMLGGKSTFSRFDMALIYLLFLMAFGVKAGMFPLHVWAPDAYSETDQSYTAIFSGVLSKTGVYGFILLYVLMYGKLLIDLGQFKGTPLFGYIIAFLGGLTIIIGGVLAALQEDIRKLFAYSSISQVGYILVGLGIGTSLGIEAAIYHAISHALFKGLFFLVVATIIYRTGKTEFKDFGGLAEKMPFTFAMAFIAILSLAGIPPLVGFASKWLIFEAVISQKLPILGGMLFFGSAIGFVYLIRFTYAVWFGQRPSDIEDTKDAPLPLAIGMGILGTLNVVFGVAPGLVAKELNAIFGNPVIGGNIWELDLGFGRYNALLVAIWLVIGVLIAAILYFLGASTRKVPVTDTYQSGNPVTMEYNLTIRRNFFLPLKETMAFWLRISFDKLYKDTWKAIEDFAETARNYIYNGNVQAYAWYLAIILLILAAMGV
- a CDS encoding proton-conducting transporter membrane subunit, which translates into the protein MSQVASLLIALPLISAFFVPVLKQIKKSLIFPYLTLITLLQTGIAGWVFYEVYTTGKPILIYAGGWRPPVGINLYIGPFAALFILIIAIVSFLTSLFSMRMVKVEPIDKYAMLFLLLMLGATGMIATGDIFNLFVFMEITAITAYALTAYNKTGEAAEASMKYMILGGIGSSFFLIGVALIYGVTGTLNMAQLAEFASAGKIMPVVAQVGLSLIIFGLAVEAELFPLNAWAPDAYQAAPHPITVMFSAFVVKAGLYAMARILYLLQKVNGWDSVLKLLLIMATLTVIFAELSALRQKDVKRMIAYSSIGQVGLIALAFSLGTQAGVDAGVFHMLNHAIVKTMMFLGVGYVGVMVGGTRIEDFRGLGKRMPLTALSLSVGAISTVGVPLFNVFWSKFRIIVATIQAGFVWPAVLVLFASVVEAVYYFRLLHVMWFAGEGERIKEGWIVVFLLLLALIIVGIGIYPTPVWEIVKRAGSDIFAVKVYINNVPLLGVVQ
- a CDS encoding NADH-quinone oxidoreductase subunit K translates to MISAYYFGAISLVLIGLYAVLVKKNLLKILIGLSIMETGVNLLLISIGYVSGRSAPILSEGITPSQAVDPIPQALVLTAIVIGVATTAMALSVAIILYEKYRTLNIEEIRRLRG